The Aureitalea marina genome includes a window with the following:
- a CDS encoding toxin-antitoxin system YwqK family antitoxin, producing the protein MRSILFTLCLIALLSAPLYGQEEQKSFYDNGAVKEVLTTQGNESKLVTYYPDGQVYSEQRLKNNQPHGRLTRYYQNGNKESEIDFVNGRPEGMVANYYESGNIRVSQPHLNGNPHGECIEYFPDGQVAVKGNYNDGRKIGKWESFYPTNTLKSILEFNADGVATSSVLYYENGQKLEEGDLMLDNQHGEWNYYFDNGQMSAQIIWNQGKMVKSVSAFDGSGNPMDPGTLDKGNGTVIFYGPDGEVTQTLEVIQGIAQYDN; encoded by the coding sequence ATGAGAAGTATACTATTTACCCTATGCCTGATCGCCCTATTGTCCGCCCCACTTTATGGTCAGGAAGAACAAAAATCATTCTACGATAATGGTGCCGTTAAGGAGGTATTGACCACCCAGGGCAACGAAAGTAAATTAGTGACCTATTATCCGGATGGTCAGGTCTATTCGGAACAACGCCTAAAGAACAATCAGCCCCACGGCAGGTTGACCAGATATTATCAGAACGGTAACAAGGAAAGTGAGATCGATTTTGTTAACGGTCGTCCCGAAGGGATGGTAGCCAACTATTATGAATCTGGAAACATTCGGGTGAGTCAACCCCATCTAAACGGTAACCCGCACGGAGAGTGTATCGAGTATTTTCCCGACGGACAAGTAGCCGTTAAAGGGAATTATAACGACGGACGGAAAATTGGTAAATGGGAATCGTTCTATCCCACCAATACATTGAAATCAATTCTGGAATTTAATGCTGATGGTGTTGCCACTAGTTCTGTTCTCTATTATGAGAACGGGCAAAAGTTAGAAGAAGGTGACCTTATGCTGGACAACCAGCATGGGGAGTGGAATTACTATTTTGACAATGGGCAAATGAGTGCCCAGATCATCTGGAACCAAGGTAAGATGGTGAAATCCGTTTCTGCCTTCGATGGTTCAGGAAATCCTATGGACCCAGGCACCCTGGACAAGGGCAATGGCACAGTTATCTTCTATGGCCCAGATGGAGAAGTCACACAGACCCTGGAAGTGATCCAAGGGATTGCACAATACGATAATTGA